In Nostoc sphaeroides, the genomic window GCTACATCCGGTTGACAATCATGAAAGAAAAACTCCTTTAATACTGCTTCGTCTGAATAATCTTTGCCTACGGAAGCTGGTTCAAACATATCAGGCTCATTGTGAAACTGTTCGAGTTTACTTGGGTCTTTTGGCTGGTAATTGAATGATTTGAGCGTATTAGAATCAAGACGATGAGAAAATTGGTCGAGTGTACTGACTCCAGGATATGGAATTAGCGCCGCCACAAACACTAGTTGACGCACTTTTACCGCTTCTGCAACTAGGGGAATTATAGTACCAGCCATTGAGTGACCGACTAGTACAATATCATCAGTTTTGGGTAGCGCTTGAATTACTGTATCTGCAAATTGGGACAAAGTAGTAGATGCATTTTCAATTGGTAAATCCATTGTTACAGCTTTGTGACCCTGTGCTTCTAAATAGGGAATTAGCAAATCCCAACACCAAGTGGCTTGGAAAGCACCGTGAACTAGACAATATAGACTCATATCAATTGAATAGTGGTAATGGTAGACGAGTTGTTTAATTTCTCTTATTTTTTAGCAAATTTTTAATCTCGATTGGGTAAGTTACATCAGCACCTACTATATATTCAAACAGCAGTTAAAATAAGCTCAAAAGGTTGCAATAAAATACCTAAAATTTTATCAACTTCTTTAATATAGTATTCAGTCGAATCTATATAAACAGTCGTATCTTCTAAAAATAAAAACTTCCAATTAGTTCCACTAGTAACCGAGCCATAAATCCGCCCAACTTCATTGCCTTGATTTTGATTAAAAAACTGTGCTGCAATCATTGCTGCTACACATTGACCCAGACCGCCGATAATATCTTCTTTTTTCGCTTCAAAAATAAACATTACCGGAGCAGAAATAAATAATTGCTCCTGGGAATTGCTGATGATGTAATCGCAAAAGCCTTGTAAGCCTTGAGTTGCATCAACATTAAATTCATTTCCAGAGAACAGCGAGATTTTATTATTTAATAATCGTCTTACCTCTGCCAGGATTGGTGCAATTAAAAACTCTGACCTGGCTTTTTCGGTTGAAATTGCAGTTGCTAAAGGGATGTAATCTATTAAAATCGTTCTGAGAGTTTCTGATGGTGTAACAGGTTTTGTATCAGCAAATAAATTCCGAGTTTCATCGAGTGTTAAGTCAAAACTCTTTTTCACCTTGGCGAGACTAAAATCGCTGTATGCCATTCTTCCACCTTGTGATTATTTATAGCACCTTTGACCTCTCTCCTCTTAGGAGAGAGGCTTTGAATCTTACTCACCTTCTTACTCCCCTTCCCTTGCAGGGAAGGGGGGTTAGGTCTGTCTCACCTTGCC contains:
- a CDS encoding alpha/beta hydrolase — translated: MSLYCLVHGAFQATWCWDLLIPYLEAQGHKAVTMDLPIENASTTLSQFADTVIQALPKTDDIVLVGHSMAGTIIPLVAEAVKVRQLVFVAALIPYPGVSTLDQFSHRLDSNTLKSFNYQPKDPSKLEQFHNEPDMFEPASVGKDYSDEAVLKEFFFHDCQPDVAQWAISKSRSQQSMAYIFETNPLKALPHVERKYIVCTNDRILSPTWSRYAARKRLGVDAIELPAGHCPHLSRPELLASVLTSD